The following nucleotide sequence is from Staphylococcus chromogenes.
AAATCTACACTACTCTTTATTATACCGTAATCTTTATGTAAAAAAATGAATCCTCTCTTTAAAAATGACGGTCTTTTCAAAGAGAGGGATTCGATTGCATACATTTTTTCAGTTCTTTTTGTTTCTTATATTTCTGAGATGACTGGAATAATCATAGGTCTGCGACGTGTGCTTTCGTATAGTAGTTTACTAATTTGATCACGCATGTTTTGTTTAATTTCAGACCATTCGATATGTTTGGCTTGTAAGCCTTCTTCAACAATTTCTCGTACTTTTTCTTCTGCTTCTTTAAGGAGTGCTTCACTTTCTCGCACATAGACAAAACCACGAGATTGAATTTCTGGACCGGCAGCAATTGTTTTATTTTTAGGGTCTAATGTGACGACTGCAATGAAAATACCATCTTGTGCCAATAAATGTCTGTCTCGAAGAACGATATTCCCGACATCACCAACACCGATACCGTCAATTAAAATGTTACCTGCATGAACTTTTTCGTTTAAAGTCATATCATTGCCATCGAAATTAATAACGTCGCCAGCTTCAACTAAAAAGATTTTCTCTGGTTGTACCCCTGATTCACTTGCCAACTTAGCATGGGCAATTTGCATTTTGAATTCCCCTTGAATAGGAATAAAATACTCAGGTTTCATCATATTCAGCATCATTTTTAATTCTTCCATACAGCCATGACTTGAGGCATGAATTTTTTTATTGTTCGGAATAATTTCTGCACCTGCACGTACTAATTCATTTAAAGTATCACCAATAATGACTTCCATATTGGCAGAAGCTGTAATCGCTAAAAAGACAGAATCACCCGGTTCAATATTCATAATTTTATGTTTTTGACGGGCCATTTGATTGAGCGCTTCGACAGGTTCACCTTGCATTCCTGTTGCAATAATGATGACTTCATTTTTTGGATAATTTTCAATTTCATTTATTGGAATAAGTAAATCTTTAGGAATATTAAAGTATCCCATTTTACGCGCTATGTTAAACGAACTTTCGAGTGAACGTCCTAAAAATGATACTTTGCGATTCAATCGTGATGCAATATTTAACACTTGTTGAATACGAATAAAATTAGATGCAAAACATGAAACAATCAAACGTCCTTTCACTTTCGTAAAAGCGTCATACATGTGTGATTCAATAACATTTTCTGGTGTATTGTACCCTGGCTTTTCTGCTTCATTTGAGTCACTAAGTAACGCAAACACACCATTTTGACCAATTTCAGCCATTTTTTGAATGTCTGGCGCATATTGCCCATGTAAACTTTGATCAAATTTAAATTCACCTGTGTAGACAATGGCACCATAAGACGTATGAATACATACACCTAAACTATCTGGAATACTGTGAGTTGTATTAAAAAATGTGACATTTACACCTTTAAAACGCATAATAGATTCATTATTCACTACATAATATCTAATTTTCTTATCGATTTGGCGCGCTTTCATATTTTCTTTAACAAGTCCGATTGTTAATTTTGATCCATACACCGGTGCATCCACTTGTTCAAGCACATAAGTCACTGCTCCAATTGCATGTTCATGGCCGTGCGTTAAGAAAATTCCTTTTAGTTTATGTTTATTTTCAATCACATATTGAATATCTGGAATAACAATATCGATACCTAACATTTCATCTTCTGGAAACATTAATCCTGCATCAAGCATAAACATTTCATCGTCAACTTCAACTATATACATATTTTTCGCAATTTCACCGACGCCACCTAGGGGGATGATGCGAATATTTTTATTTTTCTTCTTTACTAAATTCAAAATGTTACCTCCTAATAAATATAACCCGTCCATTGTACATTCATCTTTTATTATAGTTGATAACCTATCTTCTGTACACTATTAAAACATTTCATGCTATTCACAAATTAAACTGCTAATTGATAAAATCTCTAGCATTCATTTATAAATCATTAATAAATCTCAAGTGTCCGTTAGAAACTCAACCTTACTTGCACAGTATTATTTTTAAAGTTACATTAAAATAGCCATCAAAACTTATCTAAGGGTAAATTTTGATGGCTTTCAAACTCTAGGGTGAGGACTTTCCTCGCACCTAAACGCTTTATTATTTTATTTTTATATATTTAATGTTATCATCTTTATCTTTTGGTATTTCAAATTCATCTGTGGACTCGAACATCACTGAACCTTGAGGTGCTAGTGTTTGAAGAAGTTGTCGGACTGGTTTAGGGTTAATACTGTTAAAGCCAGCTTCTCCTTTGAATCCATCTAATCCTGTCGCCTCTTTTTTCTCTAAGGCTACTCTAAAATGACTCATAAATTCACCTAAAGTCATGTTAGGATCGACATGTTTTTGTATGGCCTTTTCTAATGCTTCGCTTGTATCTGCAGGATCTTGCAAGATTTCTTTAAATATGGCATCTCCATTATCACTTTGAGCACTTAAATATTGAGAGAAAAGGTATGACAACGCATAATTAGAAAGAACATCTCCACGATGATTCCATTTGATTAAAGAATGTCCATTGGCAATCGAATTCGAATGATTGTAATAATCAATTCGGTGTTCTAGCGGTTTACCTAAATACAAATGCTCACTTGCCATCGCAAATGCCTCATCTAACCAAACATCCATGCCGTCTTCTTTCTTCTCTTTTAATAATTTTTGGTTCGCATTCACCATATGTTGGTATTCATGAGCTAATGTTGAATACACTTTCTTTTCATTCAAACGCGTTCGATCTGTTCCCATGGATGGATAAGTATCCATATAGAACACTTCAGCACGGTTTGAATTAGGAACATCATAAAGGTCTCTTGGATGGAAATAGCCTCCTGTATATGATCCTGTAACATCAAAATCATCTTTAATATCGTACACTAAAATATTGACTTTCCCATCTTTATCGACATCTGAAGGTTCACCAAACTTTTCTTTTACAAGCGGGTCAATCTTCTGATCAAATTCTCGTCCAATATTTTTGGCTTGTTGGTCTGAAATGTAATCATCAGCTACCCATACATTTGTAGCTGTCCCATTATATTTTAGCGTCGCTTTTGTTCGTTCATTTGCGTTCGTTTGCATGTTTACTGTCGTAAAGACACGTGTATCTTCTAATTTAGAATTGGAAAGCGCATTTTCAGATTTTCTTGTTCTATCTGTGATAGGTGTTTTTTCTTTAGGCGCTTTAAAGACTTTATCTTCTTGATATGATTGTAAATTTTTCGCTTTTATCGTATCAATCGTGTTATTTTTCAAACGATTCTCTTTAAAATTTCCAATGAAAGACTCATTTGCTTCTTTATTCGTCTCTTCATTATTTATAATATATGTATTTGCTTCCGCTAAGGGACTCAAAGAAAATACTGCTACCATTGAACTTGCGACAAGCGACGTTACCATTTTTTTCTTTTTGAACATTGAATCTTCCTCCTTAAAGTTTAATTAATTTTAACTTAGCATTTATATAACTACAAATCAATATTAATTTTATCTAATAAATTGCATATACTTTATTAGAATAACTTTAGTTCTACTACTTAATGAGCGAGCCTCATATAGCCCTTTATCTTTACCATTTTCATATAGTAAAAATTTTAGAAATTATTTTTCATTTTCCAAATTATGAAAAATAAAAAAGCAGTGAAACGACATTAAAATATCGTTTCACTGCTTTTGTTTTGAATTACCTATAATATTATGCTTTAGAATTTAATAATACTTTGTGAGACGCATTGACACGACCTTGTTTGTCAATTTCTGTCACTTTTACTTTTAACGTATCCCCAATTTTTAAGACATCTTCAACCTTATTGATACGTTCGTTCGCAATTTGTGAAATGTGAACGAGTGCATCTTTACCTGGGAACAATTCAACGAAGGCGCCAAATTTTTCAATACGTTTGACTTTACCCTCATATATTTGACCCACTTCAGCTTCACGAACAATACTTTCAATCCAAGCACGCGCTTGATTAATCATCTCTTGTTCTGTAGATCCGATATATACCGTACCATCTTGCTCAATGTCTAATTTTACACCCGTAGCATCAATGATTTCATTGATTTGCTTACCACCTGGTCCAATGACATCTCTGATTTTTTCTGGTTTAATCATTAAAATTTCTACTTTAGGTGCGTAAGCACTTAATTCAGCACGTGGCTGATCGATGGTTTGTAACATATGTTCTAAAATTGCTAAACGCCCTTGTCGCGCTTGTTCAAGTGCTTCTTCAATCACTTCTTTCGTTAATCCATCGATTTTGATATCCATTTGAATGGCTGTAATACCTTCTTTAGTTCCTGCAACTTTAAAGTCCATGTCACCTAGGGCATCTTCCATCCCTTGAATATCTGTCAAAATCGTATAACTTTCATCTCGTGTTACAAGTCCCATTGCGATACCTGCAACTGGGGCTTTTATCGGTACACCTGCATCCATTAATGCCAATGTAGATCCACAAATTGATGCTTGAGAAGATGAGCCATTCGATTCAAGAACTTCACTTACAATACGTACAGTATAAGGGAACGTTTTCTCGTCAGGAATAATGTATCTCAAAGCACGTTCGCCGAGCGCTCCATGCCCAATTTCACGACGCCCTGGTGCACGTACAGGACCAGTTTCCCCTACTGAGAAGTTCGGGAAGTTGTAATGGTGCATAAAACGTTTGTGTTCTTCTTCACCTAAACCATCAATAATTTGATATTCGGAAATTGAACCTAAAGTCAATACTGACAATGCTTGAGTTTGGCCTCGAGTAAATAAACCAGAACCGTGCGCACGTGGCAGTAACCCAACTTCAGACGATAGTGGACGAATTTCATCTGGTTTACGGCCATCTGGTCTCACTTTTTCATCGGCGATAAGGCGTCGAACTTCCTCTTTAATTAAGGCATTGATAATGCTGTTTACTTCTTTAAGTAATGCTTCGTTTTCTGGATCTTCTTCATTTATATATTCAGCAAGAATCGTTTCTTTAACCGCATCTAAATTCGCTTCACGGGCTTGTTTCTCCATCGTTTGAATTGCATCGTTCAGCTTATAATCTTCAGCTTTGGCTTTAACTGAATCAATTAAAGTTTCATTTTTTTCAGCAGGAACAAATTCGTGTTTTTCTGGTTGAATATGCGCAATAATCTCTTCTTGGAAAGCACAGAGACGTTGGATTTCTTGATGACCGAATAAAATAGCATCTAACATTTCCGCTTCTGTAATTTCACTGGCACCCGCTTCTACCATGTTAATTGCATCTTTATGTCCCGCCACTTCTAGATCTAAACGAGATTGCGCTTTTTGTTCTAAATTTGGATTGATCACATATTCCCCATCAACATAACCCACGTTGACACCCGCAATAGGCCCTTGGAATGGAATATCTGAAACACTCAATGCCATAGAAGAACCAATCATTGCTGCCATTTCAGGAGAACAATTAGGGTCTGCACTCAATACCATGTTCATGATTTGTACATCATGGCGATAGCCATCAGGAAATAGCGGTCGAATTGGGCGGTCGATAAGACGCGCAGTTAATGTAGCTTCATCCGCTGGACGTCCTTCACGCTTTTTAAATCCTCCTGGAATTTTACCTGCTGCATACATTTTTTCTTCATAATTGACCGTTAAAGGGAAAAAATCACCATCACGTGGTTCTTTCGATGCTGTCGCTGTTGACAATACAACAGTATCTCCGTAACGGACTAAGACGGCGCCATTTGCTTGTTTTGCAAGTTGCCCTGTTTCTATTGTTAACGGTTGGTTCGCCCATTCCGTTTTAAATACCATTTTTTCTTGAGACATGTATAATCTCCTCTCCTACTTCGATTACATTTCATCAATATTTCATTACTTATTATAGCTTACATATAAAACGCGACACAAACGCTTTCTAGATAAAAAGCGTCATATAGTAAAAAAAGAAAGAAACCAAAGCCTGGCCTCTTTCTTTCAATGTGATGTTACATTAACGACGGATACCTAATGATTTGATAAGTTCACGGTAACGCTGAATGTCTTTTTCACGTAAATAGTTTAATAAATGGCGACGACGACCTACCATTTTTAATAAACCACGACGAGAGTGGTGGTCTTTTTTATGTGTACGTAAGTGATCGTTTAATGCAGTAATTTCTGCAGTTAATACCGCGATTTGAACTTCTGGTGAACCCGTATCAGTTTCGTGTGTACGGTATTCTTTGATTAATTCGTTTTTACGTTCTTGTGAAATTGCCATGTGTCAATTTCCTCCTTTTATTTGTTTTAAGATGCCTTAATCTGAGTGAGGCGTCGGAGTTTCGACCTACCAAGACTAAGGTCAAGCGTCTTACTTTCAGACCTTATATATTATATGATACATCATCACCAAAATCAACAGCAAGTAAATATTTCGCGCGTTCTTTATCTTGATTCATTTGAGCAACGAGTGGATCAATCCCATCAAATTTCAACTCTGGACGTAAATAATGATGCCATACGAGTACCACACGTTCCCCATAAATATTTTCGTTGAAATCAAAGATGTTCACTTCGATAACGACTTGTGGAAGATCATCGTGAAATGTAGGTTTGACGCCTACATTACAAACGCCTCTGTATACCCTGTCGCTTGACCCGATACGTAAACTTACGGCATATACCCCTTTCGCAGGTAATAAATAATCATCACTTGGTTGAATGTTGGCGGTTGGAAAACCAATCGTACGACCTCTTTTTTCACCTTGAACTACAGTACCTTTAATTTGGTAACGATAGCCGAGTTGGTCGTTTGCCTTTTGCAAATCACCTGTTTTCAGCGCCTTACGTATGGCAGTTGTAGAAATCTTTTCATTGTTTAAATCTTGCTTTCCAACAGTGATACATTCAAACTGGTCTTGATATTCTTGTAGCATTGCCATGTTGCCTTTACCATATTTACCAAATGTAAAGTCAAATCCAGCCACAATCACGTGGGCTTGGTTTTTCAACAGATATTCTTGTATAAAATCATCAGAACTTACATCCGCAAATCGAGACGAAAAATTAACGACTAAACAATAATCAATATCATATTGGCGGAGTAATTCGATTTTGTCATCTAAAGGCGTTAAATAAGTCGTTCTTTTTTGTTTAGGATTGAGTACAACAGAGGGATGGGGGTCAAATGTCATCACTGCTTTTTTTAATCCACGTGATGAAGCCACTTCGTCAAGTTTATGAATTAACGCTTGATGACCTCGATGTAATCCATCAAAAAATCCTAATGCGATAGCAATCTCGTCTTGAATATATTGCTCAGGTTGAATGGGGTGTGTAATTTCTATAACTTCCATAATCCTATGCTCCTTTAGTTAAACACCTTTTTCGGTTTAATTTCAGTGCGATGTGTAGGATGTGCTTCGTAAATAGCTATAACTGCATCAGTCGCTGCATCCACAAAAACAAGTTGATTTTGTGTGGTCATATTAAATTGTTGTCGCGACAATTTTTGACCATTTGAAATACGTTGCTTTAATTGTTTGTCCTCTATGTAAACCATTGGCAAAGCTTTTAATCCATATATCATAGGTAAAATAAAATCAGACAATGTATGGTTTTGATGCTTTTCTGCAATCCTTTCCAGTGATAATGCTTGGTCTATATGAAAGCCACCACTTTCCAAACGCGTCAATCGCGACATATGTGCTGGCAAGTTCAGCTGTTTTCCAATATCAGTTGCTAATGTCCGAATATAAGTGCCTTTCCCACATGATACTTCTATACTAAATGTAGCACATTCTTTATCAAAATCCACTTGATTTAATCTTTCTATGTGCGTAATCTTGACTTGTCTCGCCGGGCGTTCTACTGTTTCTCCACGTCTAGCATATTCATAAAGTTTCTTACCGTTGACTTTGACAGAAGAGTACATCGGAGGAATTTGTGTGATGATGCCTTGAAAGGAAGCTAAAACTTGATCAATTTGAGTATTGGTCACATCTCCTTCTTCGATAATTGTCTGTTCCAATACTTCCCCCGTTTGATCTTCAGTCGTTGTGGCTATCCCTAAGGTAATTTCTGCTTGATACGTTTTACCCATGTCCATCACATAATCGCTCACCTTAGTCGCTTGACCGATACAAATAGGCAATACCCCATCAACTTCAGGGTCTAATGTTCCTGTATGTCCTATCTTTTTCGTTTTTAAAATTTTACGTAATTTGAATACAACATCATGACTCGTCATGCCACGTGGCTTATATACTGGTAAAATACCGTGGTACATTGTTTCACCCCTTTACATAAAAAAGGACACGGCCCACTTTTGGTCGCGTGACGTATCCTTCTCTAATAACTTTAATCTTTTTTGTGTAAATCTTGAATCAATTGTTCAATACGATTTCCGTACTCAATAGATTCGTCGTATTCAAACTGTAACTCTGGTACGACACGTAAGCGCATACGTTGGCCGACCTCAGTTTTAATAAAGCCTTTTGCTTTTTCAAGCCCTTTAAACGTGTCTTCACGTTCTTTATCACTACCAAGTACTGTACAGTAAACCTTTGCTAATGATAAATCATTTGTCGGTTGCACATCAGTTATCGTTAAAAATCCGATACGTGGGTCTTTCAACTTATTGTTGATAATATCCATTAATTCTTTTTTCATTTGTTCACCGACGCGTTGTGCTCTCATATTCATAGTTTGTCACCTCTTTATATTTAAATTCATAGCTTTGACTTCAAAATAACATTATAAATGACAGTTGAAATGTCCGTCAATGAGCAATCCGCTCTGACTCAATCATTAAAAGCAAGAACATTGAAAAAATGATGATCAATATCTTGAAATACGCAGCCTAGAAACCCATCACGTTGATGTTTCGGTTGGACAAGTGACCCCCAGCTTCAGTGACACGAACAATTAAATCATCTAAATCTTTTTCGCTTGTGACGGAAAGTGATATTAATACATCTTGACCGGTCACTTCTTGTTGTAAATAACTATGAAAAGTGGGATGCTCAACGAACATAATAGGAGAGGACGCACCTGCTTGTATCCCAAACATATGGCCCACTTGTTCAGGTCTTTGCATAATTTCAAAACCTATAGCTTTATAAAATGCTATACTTTTCTTTAAATCTTTGACAGCTAAATTAAACCACATATTTGTCACTAACATCATTGCACCTCTCAGTTAAAATTGAAAGTCAATTTCGTCATATTTCTTTTCTCATATTCAGTTTATACTGTAATATTTATCACCATTATACCCTATCTTACTCTACTTAAGTCCATGAATTACAACGTAAAATAAAGGAACGGACAATCCTTCTGCCCGTCCCCTTTTTCAGAACTAAAACATATCGATTTTAATTTTATCGTTCTACTTCAACCATGATGTACGCTTCAATAATATCGCCTTCTTTAATATCATTGAACTTTTCAATTGTAATCCCACATTCATAACCTTGTGCAACTTCTTTTGCATCATCTTTGAAACGTTTAAGTGTGTCGAGTTCACCTTCAAATAAGACAACACCATCGCGAATAATACGCACACTAGAATCACGTGTAATCTTACCTTCAGTCACGTAGCTACCTGCGATTGTTCCAACTTTAGATACTTTAAATGTTTGGCGCACTTCAGCTTGACCGATGACTTTTTCTTCGTATTCAGGATCAAGCATCCCTTTCATCGCCGCTTCAATTTCTTCGATAACGTTATAAATTACACGATGTAAACGCATATCGACATTTTCAGCTTCAGCCGCACGCTTTGCACCTGCATCTGGTCGAACGTTGAATCCAATGATAATACCGTTTGACGCATTGGCAAGTGTCACGTCGGATTCATTGATTGCCCCTGTTGCAGTATGAATGATACGTACATTGACACCTTCAACATCAATTTTCATTAAAGAGGCTGCAAGTGCTTCAACTGAACCTTGAACGTCCCCTTTAATAATGACATTTAAGTCTTTCATTTCACCTTGTTTCATTTGTTCAAACAAGTTATCTAATGTCACATTTTTACTTTCTTGACGTTGTTGGATAATACTTTCTTGTTCACGTGCTTCACCAATACGGCGTGCTTTCTTTTCATCTTTGAATACAACGAAACGATCGCCAGCTTGAGGAACATCATTTAAACCTGTAATTTCGACAGGTGTTGAAGGTCCAGCAGTTTTAATACGTTTACCTAAATCATTGACCATTGCACGTACTTTACCATGCGTGTTACCCACTACAATCGCGTCACCCACATGTAATGTACCATTTTGTACAAGAAGGGAAGCGGCAGGTCCACGAGATTTATCTAATTCTGCTTCAATTACAGTCCCTACTGCAGCTTTATCTGCATTCGCTTTTAATTCTTGGACTTCTGCTACAAGACCAATCATCTCAAGTAAATCATCGATACCTTCGCCACTTAAGGCAGATAATGGAACGAAGATTGTATCGCCACCCCAGTCTTCTGGGATTAAGTTGTATTCTGTTAATTCTTGCATCACACGGTCGGCATTCGCTGTAGGTTTATCAATTTTGTTAACCGCAACAATAATAGGTACTTCTGCTTCTTTCGCATGATTGATTGCCTCAATTGTTTGTGGCATCACACCATCATCTGCAGCTACAACTAAAATTGTAATATCTGTCACTTGGGCACCACGTGCACGCATTGTCGTAAACGCTGCGTGTCCTGGAGTATCTAAAAACGTGATTTTCTTGTCATTATTTTCAATTTGGTAAGCCCCAATATGTTGTGTAATCCCGCCAGCTTCACCTTCTGTCACGCGAGTATTACGAATGGAATCTAATAAAGTTGTTTTCCCATGGTCAACGTGTCCCATGATAGTTACAACAGCTGGACGCTCAGATGCATCTTCATCATTTTCAATGTCATCAAAGTAAATGGATAGGTCATTATCATCAATAACAACTTCTTCTTCTAATTCAACACCATAATCTGATGCTACGAGTTCTAATGCTTCAATATCTAGGGATTGGTTGATATTGGCCATAATACCTAATAAAAATAGCTTTTTAATAATTTCAGATGAATCTACACCTAATTTTTCCGCGAGCTCACCAACAGTAATCCCTTCTGTATAAGTGATTTTTGATGGCATTTCTTTTGACTCTGCAGGTTGTTGTGCTTGTTTTTGTTTATTGTTACGGTTTTGCTTGTTATTTTTATGATTACGTTTGTTATTCTTGTTGTTTTTAGCATTACCGTTATTCTTTTGCTGTGGTTGTTTAGAATTGTTATTTTTTTTATTATTTTGCTTAGGTTGATCTTTCTTTTGTTGGTGTGTTGAGGCATTATTATTTTTCTTAGCGTCTTTTTGTTCAGATGATGTGTTTGACTTTTTGAACGCTTGATCTAATGTTTTAATTTGATCGTCTTCTAATGTTTGCATGTGGTTAGATACTTCGACGCCTGACTTCTTTAATTCATCAATGACATCTTTACTTTTAATATTTAATGATTTGGCATATTCATAGATTCTTTGTTTACTCATTGAACCACTCCTTACTTTATTCATCGATCATAGAGATTAATTTCTTCGCGAAACCTTGATCGGTGATGCCGATATTTACTCGGACTTCTTTCCCTACTGCGTCTCCTAATTCGAAGCGATTGCTTACAATACGATAAGGGATTTGATAACTCTTACACTTATTTGTCAGTGTTTTTTTAGTGTTGTCTGATGCGTCATTAGCAATGAGCACTAGAGAAAGGCGTTTCTTTTTAATTTCATTAAGGATGACACTTTCTCCACTTTTCACTTTGCCTGCACGCATTGCGAGCCCTAGAAAATTTAAAAATGCGCTATCGGTCATTTTGTTGGAATCTCTTCTCTATAAATTAATCGAATAATTTCTTTATAAACGGGATCTAAATCTTCTTTTGAGGCTTTAAAAAATTGTTCTAGTTTTTCTGCAGATTGGGCTTTTTCAACTAGGGCAACATCTTTGGAAACATAAGCACCACGACCCGGCTTTTTACCTGTCGCATCTGCTGAAATTTCACCTTCTTTATTTTGAACGACACGAATCATTTCTTTCTTAGGCTTCATTTCATTAGATAAGATACATTTGCGCATAGGAATTTTTCTTTTTTTCATTAAAAATCCCTCCTATTTGTCTTCGTGTTCTGAGTCAGATGTTACTTCTGATGATGAATCATTTTTAATCTCTTCTTCATCTAATGCGTCAACTTCGGATGATTCTGTTGATGGTTCTTCTTTAGTCATAAATTTATCTTCAAGTTGTAAATCTTTAGCATCAGATTCAGATTTAATATCGATTTTCCAACCTGTAAGTTTAGCTGCTAATCGTGCATTTTGACCACGTTTACCAATCGCTAATGAAAGTTGATAATCCGGAACTATTACTGTTGTTGATTGATTTTCTTCGTCTACGATCACATCAACTACTTGTGAAGGACTTAACGCATTACTTACGAAAACTTTAGGGTCCTCACTCCATTGAACGATATCAATTTTTTCGCCACCTAATTCTTCAACAACCGCTTCAACACGTGCGCCTTTTGCACCTACACATGCTCCAACCGCATCGATATCTGGATTATCTGAATGCACACTGATTTTTGAACGATCTCCTGCTTCACGCGCCACAGATTTTACTTCGACTGTGCCTTCGTAAATTTCAGGGACTTCTTGTTCGAATAAACGTTTAAGTAAGCCTGGATGACTACGTGAAACATAAATTTGTGGTCCTTTAGTCGTTTGTTCGACTTTGTTCACATAAACTTTGATACGTTCATTAGGGACGTATGTTTCATTTGGACTACGTTCAGCTTCTGAAAGTACCGCTTCAGTACGTCCTAAATTTACGTAAACATAGCGGTGGTCGACACGGTCAATGACACCTGTCATGATATCTTCTTCTTTGTCGATAAACTCTTCGTAAAGAATTTCACGTTCTGCATCACGCAAGCGTTGCATCACAGCTTGTTTTGCAGCTTGAGCACCTACGCGGCCAAAGTCTTTAGGTGTCACATCTTCTTCATAAATATCGCCAATTTCGTAGGCAGGGTTTTTAACGAGTGCTGTAGAAAGGTCAACTTCTTCTCTGTCATCAAAAACCTCTTCAACGACTTCTTTACGAGAAATGACACGGAATGTCCCGCTGTCTAAATTTAATTCAACACGTACATTGCGTGCACTGTCGTAATTTTTTTTATATGCCGTAATTAAAGCGGCTT
It contains:
- the infB gene encoding translation initiation factor IF-2 produces the protein MSKQRIYEYAKSLNIKSKDVIDELKKSGVEVSNHMQTLEDDQIKTLDQAFKKSNTSSEQKDAKKNNNASTHQQKKDQPKQNNKKNNNSKQPQQKNNGNAKNNKNNKRNHKNNKQNRNNKQKQAQQPAESKEMPSKITYTEGITVGELAEKLGVDSSEIIKKLFLLGIMANINQSLDIEALELVASDYGVELEEEVVIDDNDLSIYFDDIENDEDASERPAVVTIMGHVDHGKTTLLDSIRNTRVTEGEAGGITQHIGAYQIENNDKKITFLDTPGHAAFTTMRARGAQVTDITILVVAADDGVMPQTIEAINHAKEAEVPIIVAVNKIDKPTANADRVMQELTEYNLIPEDWGGDTIFVPLSALSGEGIDDLLEMIGLVAEVQELKANADKAAVGTVIEAELDKSRGPAASLLVQNGTLHVGDAIVVGNTHGKVRAMVNDLGKRIKTAGPSTPVEITGLNDVPQAGDRFVVFKDEKKARRIGEAREQESIIQQRQESKNVTLDNLFEQMKQGEMKDLNVIIKGDVQGSVEALAASLMKIDVEGVNVRIIHTATGAINESDVTLANASNGIIIGFNVRPDAGAKRAAEAENVDMRLHRVIYNVIEEIEAAMKGMLDPEYEEKVIGQAEVRQTFKVSKVGTIAGSYVTEGKITRDSSVRIIRDGVVLFEGELDTLKRFKDDAKEVAQGYECGITIEKFNDIKEGDIIEAYIMVEVER
- a CDS encoding VOC family protein encodes the protein MLVTNMWFNLAVKDLKKSIAFYKAIGFEIMQRPEQVGHMFGIQAGASSPIMFVEHPTFHSYLQQEVTGQDVLISLSVTSEKDLDDLIVRVTEAGGHLSNRNINVMGF
- the rnpM gene encoding RNase P modulator RnpM gives rise to the protein MKKRKIPMRKCILSNEMKPKKEMIRVVQNKEGEISADATGKKPGRGAYVSKDVALVEKAQSAEKLEQFFKASKEDLDPVYKEIIRLIYREEIPTK
- a CDS encoding YlxQ family RNA-binding protein, with the translated sequence MTDSAFLNFLGLAMRAGKVKSGESVILNEIKKKRLSLVLIANDASDNTKKTLTNKCKSYQIPYRIVSNRFELGDAVGKEVRVNIGITDQGFAKKLISMIDE
- the rbfA gene encoding 30S ribosome-binding factor RbfA: MNMRAQRVGEQMKKELMDIINNKLKDPRIGFLTITDVQPTNDLSLAKVYCTVLGSDKEREDTFKGLEKAKGFIKTEVGQRMRLRVVPELQFEYDESIEYGNRIEQLIQDLHKKD